A genomic stretch from Theropithecus gelada isolate Dixy chromosome 2, Tgel_1.0, whole genome shotgun sequence includes:
- the ASTE1 gene encoding protein asteroid homolog 1 yields the protein MGIRGLMSFVEDHSNEFFTDLKLRDTKIVIDGYALFHRLSFNSNLELRYGGDYDSFADIVQNFFESLFACNICPYVVLDGGCDISDKKLTTLKDRAREKIQMAHSLSVGGSGYVCPLLIREVFIQVLIKLQVCFVQCFSEADRDIMTLANHWNCPVLSSDSDFCIFDLKTGFCPLNSFQWRNINTIKGTQNYIPAKCFSLEAFCHHFSNMNKALLPLFAVLCGNDHINLPIMETFLSKARLPLGATSSKGRRHHRILGLLNWLSHFANPTEALDNVLKYLPKKDRENVKELLCCSMEEYQQSRVKLQDFFQCGTYVCPDALNLGLPEWVLVALAKGQLSPFISDALVLRRTILHTQVENMQQPNAHRISQPIRQIIYGLLLNASPHLDKTSRNALPPQPLAFSEMERINKNIKTSIIDAVELAKDHSDLSKLTELSLRRRQMLLLETLKVKQTILEPIPASLKLPVAVSCYWLQHTETKTKLHHLQSLLLSMLVGPLTAIINSPGNVDPFPRQAQCLAAR from the exons ATGGGTATCCGAGGACTAATGAGTTTTGTGGAAGATCACAGTAATGAGTTCTTCACTGATTTGAAGTTGCGGGACACAAAAATTGTCATTGATGGCTATGCTCTTTTCCACCGTCTTTCCTTCAATTCAAACTTGGAGCTCCGGTATGGTGGGGACTATGATTCTTTTGCAGATATTGTACAAAACTTCTTTGAATCACTGTTTGCTTGTAATATATGCCCATATGTTGTATTAGATGGAGGATGTGACATTTCGGATAAAAAGCTTACAACTTTAAAGGACAGAGCTAGAGAGAAGATCCAGATGGCCCATTCCCTTTCTGTTGGTGGGAGTGGGTATGTATGTCCCTTACTCATCCGGGAAGTATTCATACAGGTTTTGATCAAGCTGCAGGTATGTTTTGTCCAGTGCTTTTCAGAAGCAGATCGGGACATTATGACACTTGCTAATCATTGGAATTGCCCTGTGTTATCGTCAGATAGTGACTTTTGCATTTTTGACCTGAAAACTGGGTTTTGCCCATTGAATAGCTTTCAGTGGAGAAATATTAACACTATTAAGGGCACACAAAACTATATCCCTGCCAAATGCTTTTCCCTTGAAGCATTCTGCCATCACTTTAGCAATATGAATAAAGCTCTACTACCTCTCTTTGCGGTGCTTTGTGGAAATGACCATATTAATCTACCTATCATGGAGACATTCTTAAGTAAAGCACGTCTTCCTCTTGGAGCTACCAGTTCTAAAGGGAGGAGACACCACCGAATCCTGGGACTTCTGAATTGGTTGTCTCATTTTGCCAACCCTACTGAAGCACTAGATAATGTTCTGAAATACCTCCCAAAAAAGGATCGAGAAAATGTTAAGGAACTTCTGTGCTGTTCCATGGAAGAATACCAACAGTCCCGGGTGAAGCTGCAGGACTTCTTCCAGTGTGGTACTTATGTCTGTCCAGATGCCTTGAATCTTGGTTTACCAGAATGGGTATTAGTGGCTTTAGCTAAAGGCCAGCTATCACCTTTCATCAGTGATGCTTTGGTCCTAAGACGGACCATTCTTCACACACAGGTGGAAAACATGCAGCAACCAAATGCCCACAGAATATCTCAGCCCATCAGGCAAATCATCTATGGGCTTCTTTTAAATGCCTCACCACATCTGGACAAGACATCCAGGAATGCATTGCCTCCTCAGCCTCTAGCTTTCAGTGAAATGGAAAGGATTAATAAGAATATCAAAACCTCAATCATTGATGCAGTAGAACTGGCCAAGGATCATTCTGACTTAAGCAAATTGACTGAG CTCTCCTTGAGGCGGCGGCAGATGCTTCTGTTAGAAACCCTGAAGGTGAAACAGACCATCCTGGAGCCAATCCCTGCTTCACTGAAGTTGCCCGTTGCTGTCAGTTGCTACTGGTTGCAGCACACTGAGACCAAAACAAAGCTACATCATCTACAATCCTTACTGCTCTCAATGCTAGTGGGACCCTTGACTGCCATAATCAACAGCCCTG gaaaCGTGGACCCTTTCCCCAGGCAGGCTCAGTGCCTTGCTGCTCGCTAG